The following DNA comes from Vicugna pacos chromosome 13, VicPac4, whole genome shotgun sequence.
CTATGACATCCTGAAGCCCTATGTGGGTCTCATGGCAAACTCCGTCCGAGTGATGCTGGTAAGTCCATCCCTATCTAACCTGAACACACACCCAGGACAGCTCACAAAGTCCTCTCTCAGACACTTGTGTCCCTCAGACATCCATCAGACACAACCACCCAGCATTCTGTACTCAGAACTTACTATGAGACAGGGCTTCCCAAAAGTGGATGGGACAGAAGAGTACCCAGGCACCAGCTTGGATCCACAATTTGCTCCGAGCCAAGGGAAAGGAGGGCCATGTCGGACAGAGTCTGCTCTGCCTGCAGCTTCATGTCTTCAACACGGTGGACTAAAGCAAGGTTCATTCCCCTGGGCAGCAGGACAAGCTGCCCCTGGCTGGCCTGGAAAATGGCAGCTTCAGTGGCACAGTGGACATCCCAGGATGTCACTCTGGTAGGCTCTGGCCTAAGGCCAGGGCTCCTGTATGGAACTCAGCCACTCCTTGGGGGGAAATGGAGACCAGGTCTGAAATCTGAGTAGAGTTTGGTCCTGACACAGCATGACCTCTGACCTGTACCACCTGGTCTCAGCTAACATtggatgaatgaaagaaacaaatCCCGGAGGTCCCTACCTAGGAGCCCCATTGGAGTTTCTTATGCTTTTCCTTGACTTGACAAAACTGGTTTACCAGGGTTCAACCCCACCTGTGCATCTCGGTTCTCAGGACACAAAAGATTCCCCATTTATGTCCTAAGAAACTGTGCTTTCTGATCCCTGCCAAAACATGGCTATCATCATAAAAAGGTCCTAAAATTCAGAAGTAATTCAGAATACTTTGAGAGAACGTGATTATAGAACAAAAGTTTCTGAGAAAGTAGGCATCACAGGACACTTGCTTTACAGGCTAACTTGCTAAAACATACCTGCTTAGACAGTGAGGAGGTCTCATCAGAATACGTAGAGAGACGCGGAGAGCCTGGCCTCGTCAGCACAGGCCTTCTGGGGAAGCAGAGCAGGGTCAGTGTCCCCTTCCAACACAGGACAAGTGGGAGGAGCTCGTCAGCCAGGACTCACAGCTGGAGATCTTTGAACACGTCTCCTTGATGACCCTGGACACCATCATGAAGTGCGCCTTCAGCCACCAGGGCAGCAACCAGACAGACAGGTCAGTGACAGCCCTTCCACAGCAAGGTCCTTGTTCTCACCAGCTGGGGAGGTCTTACATGACAGGCAGTGACATCAGCTTGGATGCTCATCGGCACAAAAAGTGACATTCTGCCGAGAACCGCAAACCACGGTCAAATTCCAACACACACCAAACCCTCAGTCAGTCGCAGATCCCTGATTCCTGCACAGGGAGAAGCCTGGCTGCTCAGGCCACTAGTAAAGACTGAGGGTCTGGAGGGCTGTAAGGCAGAAATGCCGAATGTCACAGTGCTGCCTGCCCCCAGGATTGAGGAGACCCCTCCCAGAGCCCCACTCCACCTGCAGGTCACTGGCTCCCTCCACTCCAGTCTCTGGTGCATCTTCTCCCTTCAGGAACTCTCAGTCCTATATCCAGGCCACCAGGGACCTCAACAATCTGATTTTTTCCCGCCTGAGAAATTTCTTCTACCAGAATGACATTATCTACAGGCTGACCCCTGAAGGCCGCAGGAGCCACCAGCTCTGCCAGCTCGCCCACCAACACACAGGTTGGACTTCAACTTCTGGGCCGCTCCCCTGCATCATCAGGGACACCTGAGAGGGACTGGACGTTTAGTGTGTAAAGTGTTATATGGGGGGCGACATGTATCCCTATTGGTGAAGGTTGACTGAGAGCCCCTCCCAGCGTGGCCTGTCCTATTGAGGGGACTCCTGACCTGTACTGGATGAACCTAGAGCTCTCAGCCCTGACATGcacaccccttcccaccctcaccctgaTCCACCTGGCCCCTCGACTGGGCTTCGTCAGATGGGGCTACCGTGGGTTGTTGTATCTGGGCCCCCAGAGTGCTCAGCTCTGCCTGGGAACCACTGTTCTGGGACAGATAAAGTGATCAAGCTGAGGAAGGCTCACctgcaggaggagggagagatggagaaggTGAGCCAGAAGAGGCACTTGGATTTCCTGGACATCCTCCTCTTTGCCAGAGTGAGTGCCGGTAGGAGAGGCCTGAGGCTTGGCCCAGAAGCACAGACAAGGGGCAAACCCTACActcactttctgtctctgcagaGAGAGAATGGGAGCAGCTTGTCTGACACAGACCTCCGTGCCGAAGTGGACACGTTCATGTTCGAGGGTCACGACACCACAGCCAGTGGCATCTCCTGGATCCTCTATGCACTGGCCTCCCACCCTGAGCATCAGCAGAGGTGCCGGGAAGAGATCCAGAGCCTCCTGGGGGATGGCGCCTCCATCACCTGGTGAGTGCCCAAGACAGGGGAGAGCCCTGTGTCCTCAGCTAGTGGAGACTCCTGgttgcccagccctgcccaccctcaggatggGCTTCCTTTCAGGGACCACCTGGACCAGATGCCCTACACCACCATGTGCATCAAGGAAGTACTGCGACTCTACCCACCAGTACCAGCCGTCAGCAGGGAGCTCAGCAAGCCCATAACCTTCCCTGACGGACGCGCCTTACCTGCAGGTGCGATCTTCACCGTATGCACTGACTTCAGCGTTCTGCAGGAACGCCTTGTGCGGGTCTGCCCAGTCCTGGGATGTCTGACTCATCGCTTCTTGCTCAGGATGATTAATATTGTCACTAGATGTCACTGTCACTAGGATGAGGTGTGTGAAATGCCTGACACAGAGCTTGAACCCAGGAAGGCCTCAATAAACAAATGAGCCCCTGAACACGGTCTTGTAATGTAGCTCCAAAATTCTAATTCCTGAGACATGAAGGCTTGAGAGAGTTGCAGACAGAAGCAGGGGGAGATGTGGTTCTTTCCATATGGGGTCTAAGTAAATGAGGGTGTCAGACGGTCCAAGCTCTGTGAAGCTGTCAGGTGGATGCAGGGAGCAGCTGATGACCAGATCTGAGAGCCCTGCTGTGGTTGGAAGCCACTTGCTGGTTCCCCTCCCATTGGGGTgattcccagccctgccacctctTAGCTGTGATCATAGACAAGTCGCTTGTCCTCTCTGAGGCTCAGGTGCCTCATCTGAACCATGGGGATATGAGTGCCCTCCTtaagggttgctgtgaggagtaaatgaCTTAATGCAAGTTCCCCAAGGGTTCATGGATGGAATTTGATAAATGGGAGCTGTCACTTGAGTTGCTCCTAAAAGGAAGGGTCCAAGTCTTTCTTGCTTCTCCATCCTGGGTCATGGTTACCTACTTCTACCCTGTGCTCATGTGCTCTGTCACGTCCAGCCTACCTCTCCTGCAACAGCATCATTTCATTCAGAGTGAAGGAGAGTGGCTCTCATGATGGCTCCCAAGCCTTTGTGCAGGCACGCCCGCTCTACTGCGGCCATGGGTGTGAGCaggcttctctctcctccctgccccacaggAATCACTGTATTGCTCTCCTTTTATGCCCTTCACCACAACCCGAAGGTGTGGCCGAACCCAGAGGTATGAGTACtatgggaggagagggtgggacGATTTGTCCTGAGCaacacctcctccttctccacctttGAGACTGTTGTCCCCCCTGGGTTGGGTTTTGACCCCACCTGTGCTCTCTCTGTAGGTGTTTGACCCATCCCGCTTTGCACCAGCTTCTGCTCGACACAGCCATGCTTTCCTGCCCTTCTCAGGGGGATCCAGGTAAGTCTTCGGTCCTGGGTGGGGGGTGTCACTGGGTGCTACCCAACGTCGGTGCCCTCCTACCATCATACGTGGTGCACGCAGTTATGCCCTTGATGTTGGTGTGTAGGGAAGGAGGCCTGTGTCTCTATGTGTAAAAAGGTCTTCCAGGGTCGCCCCCGAGACTCTGACCTCCTGACTTTCCCAATGGCTGGTCACATTTTGGTGGCAGTGGCCATTCCAATGGATTCCAGTGCTTTCCTCACGTTAAGAGTATGACTTTTTAGTATTAGAATTTTTCACAAACATTAAACTTCATATGTTTGCTTTCCACAATTATCAGTCATCTTTAAAGGTGGTTTTACCTCTTCCCATGTTTTTAGCCCAGCCCACTGCATTTTTGACTTCATCATCTATCCACCTCTCACTGTATCAGCCACGTTCCCATGTGCTTGGATTTCTAGCTGCCTTCCTTATCCTGTCTGTTCAGGCATATATCTGAGGGGTTACAGTCGCTGTTTGAAGAAAGTTACACACCAATAtgtgtgttctgtgtgtgtgtgtgtgtgtgtgtgtgtgtgtgtgtgtggagtctaTTCCAATTAAGTTTTGGCTGCATATTAATATTCACATAACCATGACAACTGTCCCAGTTGGCAAAACTCTTCATATATAGTTGGACTTATATATCGTAGTTCCAGAATCTGCCTAGTCTGATGTGGGCCAAAAAGCCTGAAACTGAGAACAAACAAGTGCTTTTGACAGGAAATCCGCTCTTGTGTAGATGACGCGTGCATTTGCAAGGTTTCTGGCATGGAGAACATGAAGCGCACTGGAAGTAACTCTTGAGCACGTGACGCTCTCCAACAGGACTGCTCTGAAAACCTTCCAAGTCTGCAGATCCTCCGGGGAGACAGTGACTTTGTGATTCCTCAGTAGAAACTAGTTTTTTTCTGAATCCGTATTTCTGTGAAATTTTCAAGTGAATCAACTTTCACAGAACCGGTTTGAAGCAAATGTTCTTCCAAAATTGGCCCTAGGATTTGGTTTGTCCCAGGGTTGAATCCTTTCTCTTAGATATTGGCCACCTGTCATCTGACTGCCCTAGCAGACAGCAGGTCCTAGGCAGCTCAAGTCTCCTAGGTCAGAATTAATATTCACTTTTATTCcaccctagttttttttttccactaaattAGCTTTGCttgaatataaaattatttattaaacccCTCTTTGTGTGCCAAGTCCTGTGCTTGGAGATgggaacacagagaaaaaagatACTGTCCCAGTCTCCAAAGTTCACAGTCAAGAAACAACACCACTGCTCAAGACAGACCTCAttcattctctctttccttcactcactcattcattcactgagcggATTGGTGGAAGTTCCATGTTcctgggactgtgctgggcactggaggGTGATGTGTCCTTGAGTAAAACAGTGATCATGCCTCGGGTGTCCAGGGAGGAAGGGGTGCAGCCAGCAGAGGGGGAGGGTGGGCTATCATTGGACTTAGCCCTGAGCAAGTGGCCggcagaggtggagggagggcacTCTTGGCGGTCTCAATGTGAGCTGAGCGGGGAAGTGGGCTGGACAGATAAGAGCTGAGTGAGGAACAACCTAGAGAGGGCTCTGCTGCCAGCTGAGGCATTTGGACGTGTCCTCCCTGTGATGGGGGCACAGCAGGGCTGGAGCAGCAGGGGCTTCAGTAGAGGAGGTgtgacagagacagaaaaggCCGAGTGAGGAGACCGAGGGATGGTAAGGAGGGACATTTCTGCAGTAGAATGGGAAGGTTCCAGAAGTGGGTTGACTGAGGGTTGAGGGGAGGCAAGAGGCCAGACAACTAATTGGGAGGCAAATGGTCCAGCAGGTTGAGGGGCCTTAACCCCTGGCCCCTCCAGGAAGTTTATCTGTTGTTGTTCTGACTTCTGTACACAACTGTGTCTTGTTCTGTCTGGGTATCAGGGTCTCTGTGTCCTGTAGACAGTGAGGATCTGAGAGTGTGGAACACACTGCCCCCTCCAGTGCCCTGGCTTTCCCTGAAGCTGTACACTTCCTGTGGACCAGTGAACAAAGTACTAATTACCACTTAGTGATTCACTTGACTTGACTCCGTGGTTTAGAGCACTGACCCTCCCCTAACAGGACTTCCCCCTGCTGAGAGCAGAAGAAGGGGTGAGGAGCTAGGTGTCGAGAGAGGTAGGCTTTGTCAAAGGTCACAGGGAGGGTGTCAACCAAGGATTGAATGTGGAGGTGAGTGTGACCTgaaagggaggggtgggggctggacaaCAGGAATGAGAGCCCTGAATGTGCTGTTCTCAGCCTGGGCTCAGTGACCAAGGCCTGTCCTGCTCAGAACAGGGTTTCAgaccccttctcccttccttttccctcccccACCAGGAACTGCATCGGGAAGCAATTTGCCATGAATGAGATGAAGGTGGCCGTGGCCCTGACCCTGCTCCGCTTCGAGCTGGCGCCGGATCCCTCCAGGGTCCCTATTCCCACTCCCAGAATTGTGTTGAAGTCCAAGAACGGGATCCACCTGCATCTGCGGAAGCTCCCCTAATCCTCGTGGGAATAAGATCCAGCTCCGAGGGCCTCCCGCCTCCCATCCTGTCTTCCTGTCACAGTCTGCTGTCCTTTGCTTCACCGCCCACGTCCTGTTCTATTTGCCCACCTGCCAGCCTCCCTCGTCTCCTGCTCCCGCCCGTCACACTGTCTGAGctcctctccctctcaccttctcCAGGCTCGCGATCTGttcatctgtccatctgtccacctGTCTCTGTGCACCTAAATCCTGACCGCCTGCCCGTCCTCTCGTCggtctgggctctccctgtccttcttcctttctgcctgtctgtctgtgccTGTATtcggctcctgctgctgctgtgatGATCGACCACAGCCTTAGTGACTTAGAACAACACGAAGTTATTCCCTAAGGATTCTGGGGTCGCAAGTCTGAAGCGGGTTTTTCTGGACCACatccaaggtgtcagcagggcctccTGCCTCCAGGGCTCTAGGAGAGGATCCGTCTCTTCACCTTTTCCTTCAACTAGAGCTGCAGTCCCTGCCTTCCGtgcctcctgggcctcctccacgCTCACGTCCAGCAGCATCTCCAAATgcctctctgcttctgtcttcacatCGCCTTCTCCTTCACAAGAACCTTTGTGATGACGTGGGTTCACTCAGATAAAACCGGCTACTTCTCGGGTTCCAGGGATGAAAACGTGGACCCCTTGGGCAGCCATCACTCAGCCGACTACATCCTGTGTGAACCCATCCCTCTGGGTCTCCAATGTCTCCCACGTGCTATGGGTCCACCCATCTGTCCCTCACATGCCCCCCTTCTTCCCCACTCCCTGGATAAAGTTCACAATGTCACATGGAGTGTGCGTCTTCCTTTGAGAGGACATGGACAGAATGGAAGAGAGACAAGGGGAGGGAAGACAGAGGAGACGAGGAGGGGGCATAACACCTGCTCTGTGGCCAGGACCCAGCAGGGCGAGCATGACCCAGTGCCCCTGCAGCCTCACACTGTGGGGTCCCTGATACCCCAGCCCCTGCCAAGGGCCTGAGGCTCCACGGCGGCTGAGTTAGGAGAAAGGGCTCATCTCCAAAGGCCCAGAGGGAAGAAGCTCACACCTGTCACCTGTCGGGGAAGGAGCGCATGCCTCCCTGCTATTCCCTGGAAGCTTCCTCACACTGCATTCTTCAGCGCAGGGCCCAGCCAGAGCCCATCCTGCGCTGAGCAAGGAAACCTTACAGGCCTAGTCCAGCATGAGGGTCTCAGGGACCCAGTGCTTCACCTCAGATGAGATCTAAGAAGAGCCCATCCTGGCCATGTCACCAGTCCCCGGTGAGTCCTTCCTCACATAGAGGGCCTCCAGGCTCCTTGAGGCCACCAGTGGCAGTTATCCAGGAGGGACTGGGAGGAACCAGAAGGGCACAAGACTTGGTCGGTGGGAGGGCGTTTAAGACATCAAGCAGGGTCCAGCGGTGGCACCTCCGCTTCAGGAAAGCCCCATGCAGTCCCCTGCATGTCTCCTCGGCCACCCCATAGTAGCAGGGCTTCTTCAACCCTGCCCCTCTTGGAGACTGCATGGGGTTGGTCCTCCTGACCCGGGGCCCTGACCAGCCCCAGGCCCTCTGCACTCCTCCACCAGCCTCTGTCCACCCAGCCCTGCtctcttgctggttctgcactcAGGTTCTCCTGCTGCCCCACCCCTTCCTAGCCCATGGCCCTGGATGCCACAGGACACCTCCC
Coding sequences within:
- the CYP4A11 gene encoding cytochrome P450 4A11, with product MSVSVLSPTRDLGGISGLLQVASLLSLLLLLLKAAQLYMHRQWLLRAFQQFPSPPSHWLYGHYWEFQNGTELQPLLKRVEKYTSACPRWLWGTKAHVLVYDPDYIRVVLGRSDPKNPSSYRFLAPWIGYGLLLLNGQTWFQHRRLLTPAFHYDILKPYVGLMANSVRVMLDKWEELVSQDSQLEIFEHVSLMTLDTIMKCAFSHQGSNQTDRNSQSYIQATRDLNNLIFSRLRNFFYQNDIIYRLTPEGRRSHQLCQLAHQHTDKVIKLRKAHLQEEGEMEKVSQKRHLDFLDILLFARVKNGSSLSDTDLRAEVDTFMFEGHDTTASGISWILYALASHPEHQQRCREEIQSLLGDGASITWDHLDQMPYTTMCIKEVLRLYPPVPAVSRELSKPITFPDGRALPAGITVLLSFYALHHNPKVWPNPEVFDPSRFAPASARHSHAFLPFSGGSRNCIGKQFAMNEMKVAVALTLLRFELAPDPSRVPIPTPRIVLKSKNGIHLHLRKLP